Proteins encoded together in one Anopheles darlingi chromosome 3, idAnoDarlMG_H_01, whole genome shotgun sequence window:
- the LOC125957227 gene encoding carboxypeptidase N subunit 2-like, which yields MAKRLIVCLTLVGLLLPAVLTKEFRCTLELDRSCSVIGAKLATNEEATIISPNPSSLRKLQFTGSSLAALPSSLFTTFPKLEIVNASGTDLKQFPSNTLASAKTLQELHLRGNRIHNLPQDAFFGANRLTTLDLSDNDITAIEGSAFRRLRDLKTLLLGGNQIVQLPEEVFRDLTELEELELQGNALSSLGDTLLTGCTSLRKLNLSRNALKAIQLEQFERRWSFDVIDLSGNALQTVMIPSNLRELVATGNGIRSVQLNGVSSELILLKMPHNKLDSVDRLPTLEKLISLDLAHNQIRQFDLQSVARFSKLVLLKLNGNQLETVANGLLTPVNHLKYLHLADNRLKQLDLNTVLGKVPRLITLDLSGNQLERITVNDLSGSFPVLVRLKLQGNGLQCVAARPLLKELKQSVTAYALTPNDCRKGQQLVDGLCCQ from the exons ATGGCGAAAAGATTGATCGTTTGTCT GACGTTGGTCGGACTGCTATTGCCGGCGGTGCTGACGAAGGAGTTCCGCTGTACGCTGGAGCTAGATCGTAGCTGCAGCGTGATCGGTGCGAAGTTAGCGACCAATGAAGAGGCCACCATAATCTCACCGAATCCCTCCAGCCTGAGGAAGCTACAGTTTACCGGTTCCAGCCTGGCCGCACTGCCTTCCAGTCTCTTTACCACCTTCCCGAAGCTCGAAATTGTGAACGCATCCGGTACGGACCTGAAACAGTTCCCTTCAAACACACTGGCCTCGGCCAAAACACTGCAGGAGCTCCATCTGAGGGGTAACCGCATTCACAACCTACCACAGGATGCCTTTTTTGGGGCTAATCGACTGACGACATTGGATCTCTCGGATAACGATATCACCGCAATCGAGGGCAGTGCGTTCCGGAGATTACGTGACCTGAAGAcgctccttctcggtggcAATCAGATCGTACAGCTACCGGAGGAAGTGTTCCGTGATCTGACCGAACTGGAGGAACTGGAACTGCAGGGTAACGCACTCTCTTCACTCGGTGACACACTGCTCACCGGCTGTACCTCCCTCAGGAAGCTCAACCTCTCACGCAATGCACTGAAAGCGATCCAACTGGAGCAGTTCGAACGTCGTTGGTCGTTTGACGTGATCGATCTGAGCGGTAATGCACTGCAGACGGTCATGATCCCGTCTAACTTGCGTGAGCTTGTCGCGACCGGTAATGGAATCCGGTCGGTGCAACTGAACGGTGTCAGTTCGGAGTTGATCCTCCTGAAGATGCCCCACAACAAGCTGGACAGCGTGGACCGATTGCCGACGCTCGAGAAGCTGATCAGTCTTGACCTCGCGCACAACCAGATCCGTCAGTTCGATCTTCAATCGGTGGCTCGCTTCAGCAAGCTCGTTCTGCTCAAGCTGAACGGTAATCAGTTGGAGACGGTCGCCAATGGGTTGCTGACGCCCGTGAATCATCTCAAGTATCTGCATCTGGCCGACAATCGGTTGAAACAGCTCGATCTAAACACGGTACTCGGCAAAGTGCCACGTCTGATTACGCTCGATCTGAGTGGTAATCAGCTCGAGCGGATCACGGTGAATGATTTGAGCGGTTCCTTCCCGGTTCTGGTACGTCTGAAGCTGCAAGGAAACGGACTGCAGTGCGTGGCCGCTCGGCCGCTTCTCAAGGAGTTGAAGCAGTCCGTCACGGCGTACGCGTTGACACCGAACGATTGTCGCAAGGGGCAGCAGCTGGTAGATGGTTTGTGTTGTCAGtga